The segment AGGTATTGTGCTTTGAGTCGATCAATTGAATCCTCCCGTATGTTGAGCAGGGAACTTTCGTCCCAGGGCCCGGCGGAAAGGAATCCTGTCGCAGTCAGCGCTTCTGGATCAAACGGAGCAAAGACGTCACCCGCGATCTGTTCCTTTACGAACTCAGAGTACGTCTTGTCTTGATTGAAGCTGTGAATGAGATAGTCGCGGTAAGGCCAGGCATGTTCGCGGGGACGGTCCTGATCATGCCCGTGGGTCTCGGCGAAATGAACGAGATCCATCCAGTGACGGGCCCAGCGTTCTCCGTAACGCGGACTGGCGAGCAATCGATCTACCTGCTGTTCCCAGGCGTCGGGGGATTCGTCATTCAAAAAGGCAGCAACTTCTTCCGGTGTGGGGGGAAGCCCGGTTAAGTCGATTGTCGCCCGACGGATTAACGTGGTTCGATCCGCAACTGCAGAGGGTACCAGTCCGGCCTTTTCCAGTCGGGCAGCAATGAAGACATCAATGGGCGTCTGACACCAGTCACTTGAGATAGTCGAGAGCAGATTGGGCAATTCCGGTTCAATCAGTTTCTGATAAGCCCAATGCCGAGGCCAGGGTGCTCCGGATTGAATCCAGGCAGAGATCTTCTTGACTTCAGACGGAGAAAGTGGTTCCCCTTCCGGCGGCATGCGGAGTGACTCGTCCGTCGAAGTAATCCGTTCGATTAATGAACTTTCAGTCGGTTTCCCGGGAACGATCTGGCCACCTTCAACGGCAAACTCGCGGACGGTGAGATTCAGGTCTCCCTCAGGTTCATCCGCACTATGGCATTGCAGGCATTTGACTGCAAACACAGAACGAATATCCTGCTCGAAGTCGAATGGGGAGGATTGCTTTTCGTTTCCTTCACCTTGAACCGAATCGCCACTCATGGCGACAAACGTCCAAATGGCGACTAAGGTCGCAACTAGTTGGGAACGATACGAAAACACGCTGAACATCCATTAAAATTCAGGGTGGGGTAGAGCCAGATCGGCTCAATTGTTCAATTATAGTAGCATACTCGCTATTGAATATGAGAATAAGAATCTACAGAATCGAGCTCGTTCATAAAGAATATTTCGGGGCTGTTGCTTGCTTAGCGTGTATGTTATAAAAATGAGACTAACAAGAATTGGTGATCCTCAGGGGGCCGGTCTGCCTTGATTCAGAAATGCCACTGTGATTCGTTTAAGCCACTGTGAATAGAAAGTTGATTCGACAATGAAGCCTCGTCTGATCTTGTGGAAATTAATCTTTATGGTCTGTCTTCTAGTACCGTTCTCATCAGTTAGCTCAGCAGACTCTCCGGAACGGACCGCGCTCGATGACTATGTTTCGAAGTCGGACGACAGTTATCAATGGGAAGTATTTAGTGACGAGATCCGCGATGGCGTTCGTGTGGTTATCATTGATATGGTTTCCCAGAACTGGAGAACGACTGAAGATGTGGATAGGACGGAATGGCGTCACTGGCTCACCCTCTGTATTCCGGAGAAAGTCGATTCACGTATAGGGACACTCATCATTTCTGGGGGCGCCAATGGTAAATCGGCTCGGACTCCCCGGATTGCATTCCCAATCGCCCAGGCGACCAATACTGTTGTCGCGGAACTGGGAATGGTGCCGAACCAACCGCTCATTTTTCATGGTGACGGCATTAAAAGATCCGAGGATGAAATTGTTGCATACACCTGGGACCAGTATATCAAAACAGGCGACGTTTCCTGGCCGATTCGAAACCCAATGGTTAAGAGCGCGGTGCGGGCTCTGGATACGATGACTGCTTTTATGGCATCCGATGCAGGGGGCCAACAAAAGGTCGATCAATTTATTGTGGGAGGAGCTTCTAAGCGGGGTTGGACAACCTGGTTGACCGGCGCACTGGATGACCGCGTAGTCGCAATCATGCCGATCGTTATTGATGTTCTGAATACCGATATCTCGATGCGACACCACTTCGAAAGCTACGGCTTCTATGCTCCTTCTGTGGGCGATTATGCTCAGAATAGAATTATGGAGCGGATGAACCATCCTCGCGTGAAAGAGCTATATGAGCTGGTTGATCCTTATTATTACCGCGATCGACTCGATATGCCTAAGCTCGTGCTCAATGCGAGTGGAGACCAATTCTTCCTCCCGGATTCCTCTCAGTTCTACTGGGAGCATCTCATTGGAGACAATTATCTTCGCTATGTCCCGAATGCAGACCACAGTCTGCGTGACAGTGATGCAATGGAGACAGCCTCCGCTTTCGTTCATCTGATTGCCCATGATAAACCTATTCCCAAAATTGATTGGACAGAAGGGGAAGATGGTTCACTGATTGTGACAGCTGAAGGGAAACCTAAAGAAGTTAAGATGTGGCAGGCACACAACGAAGAATCTCGCGACTTTCGTTTAGAGAAATTGGGGCCCAAGTACGAAAGCACTACGTTAAAAGCGAATTCGGACGGGAATTATATTGGCAAAATTGACACACCGGCTAAAGGATGGACTGCATACTTCGTCGAGGTCACCTACGACGTGGGAGCTGCAACTCCCCTGAAGCTGACAACCCAGGTGAATGTGCTTCCTGATGTTGAGCCGTTCGAAGGCAAGGATCCCAACCTGCCGACATCCTTGACACT is part of the Polystyrenella longa genome and harbors:
- a CDS encoding PhoPQ-activated pathogenicity-related family protein; this encodes MKPRLILWKLIFMVCLLVPFSSVSSADSPERTALDDYVSKSDDSYQWEVFSDEIRDGVRVVIIDMVSQNWRTTEDVDRTEWRHWLTLCIPEKVDSRIGTLIISGGANGKSARTPRIAFPIAQATNTVVAELGMVPNQPLIFHGDGIKRSEDEIVAYTWDQYIKTGDVSWPIRNPMVKSAVRALDTMTAFMASDAGGQQKVDQFIVGGASKRGWTTWLTGALDDRVVAIMPIVIDVLNTDISMRHHFESYGFYAPSVGDYAQNRIMERMNHPRVKELYELVDPYYYRDRLDMPKLVLNASGDQFFLPDSSQFYWEHLIGDNYLRYVPNADHSLRDSDAMETASAFVHLIAHDKPIPKIDWTEGEDGSLIVTAEGKPKEVKMWQAHNEESRDFRLEKLGPKYESTTLKANSDGNYIGKIDTPAKGWTAYFVEVTYDVGAATPLKLTTQVNVLPDVEPFEGKDPNLPTSLTLICTAPSENAAKALTKLVETMYTNKEGIAGRITTATRGKVCYINLEPKGDFRKIMQALGAMLKTQNCENFEYQIESGPDITFPPSQK